The nucleotide window CCGGACGGACTGCCCGGCCCCACCGACGCGTGGACGACGCTGGCGGGCCTGGCCCGCGACACCAGCCGGATCCGGCTGGGCACCCTGGTCTCCCCGGTGACCTTCCGGCCGCCCGGGCTGCTCGCCCTGCAGGTGGCGCAGGTGGACCAGATGTCCGGTGGCCGGGTCGAGCTCGGTCTCGGCGCGGGGTGGTACGAGCAGGAGCACCGGGCGCTCGGGCTGCCGTTCCCCTCCCGGCGGTTCGGTCTGTTCACCGAGCAGCTGGCGATCATCACCGGGCTGTGGTCGACGCCGGTGGGCGAGCGGTTCAGCTTCGACGGCGAGCACTACCAGCTCACCGAAGCGACCGGGCTGCCGAAGCCGGTCCAGTCGCCGCATCCGCCGATCATCGTGGGCGGCGCGGGGCCGCGGCGTACGCCCGCGCTGGCGGCGAAGTACGCCGCGGAGTTCAACCTCGGATTCGCCCCACCGGAGGAGATGGCACCGGCCTACGACCGGGTCCGGGCGGCCTGCGCCGACCAGGGCCGCGACCCGGGCACGCTCAGGCTGTCGGCCGCCCTCACCGTGAGCTGCGGCCGCGACGACGCGGAGGTGGCGCGGCGGGCGGCGAACATCGGCCAGGACCCGGCGGCCCTGCGCGAACGCGGCCTGGCCGGTACGCCGGCCGAGGTGGCCGACCGGATCGGTGCGTACGCCGAACTCGGCGTGTCGAGGTTCTACCTCCAGCTGCTCGAACTCACCGATCTGGACCAGGTGGAGCTGATCGCCGAGCAGGTCGCACCGCAGCTGCCGTGACGCGGCGACCCGGCGCGCCCGCTCGGTGCGCCGGGTGCTTCCGCTCAGCGCGCCGACCGGGCGCGGTGGTCGGCGACCCGCACCCGGTTGGCGCACCGCAGCGAGCAGAACCGCCGCCGGCCGTTGCGGGAGGTGTCCAGGAACACCGCACCGCAGCCCTCCCGGTCACAGCGCCCGAGCCGGTGCCCGGCCGCGTCGCAGACCACGTGGGCGAGGCCGGCGGCGGTCTGCGCCCGGACGCGGGTCACCACGTCGGGGTCCTCGGGGAAGTAGTGCAGGTGCGGTGGCCGGCCGCCGTGCCGGCTGACGAACGGCCGGCTCGCGCCGAGATCCAGCAGTTCGTTGACCAGGGCGACCTGGCGGTCCGGGTCGGGCTCGCCGTAGGCCCGGTCCAGGTGCGCGGCCCAGGCGGCCAGGTCGTCGGCGTCGCGCCGGGTCAGCCGCCCGGGGTCGATCTGGTGGGCGGCCAGGATCCGGGCCAGTTCGCCGATGTCCGGCGGGCCGGGCTGGTCGGCGGTCTCCCGGCACTGGTTGACCAGCGCGGTCGCCGGCCGCGCCGCCGACCCGCCGTAATGGTTGAAGTGCACAAGACCATGACAGCACGCTGGGCCCATGCCAGACCACGACCCCGCCCATCGCGACACCTGTCCCACCTGCGGCTGGCCGATGGCCGAGCTGACCAGCCCGGCCGATTCCGGAGGACCCGCCGATCCCGGGGGACCGGGCGAGCTGCTGTCCCGGCACGGCACCTCCGCCGGCACGGTGACGTACGTGCGGTGCGTCTGCGGCGGCCTCCTCGTCCTGGTGGCGGGCGGGCTCGCCGGTGGCGTCGCGGGTGATGCCGGGCCGTGGGAGAACGACCAGGGCGGCGCGGGTCACCGGGGCACGACCGCCTCACGAGGTGCCGCCTAGACTCGGCCCCGACGTACTTTCCGAACGAACAGGACCGGTCGTGAGCCACCCCGGCAGTGGGCCGCTGCGGATCATCCGCGGTGCCCTGCTCGCGGTCTGCTGCACCGCGCTGGCCGTCCTGGGCCACGTCGGTGCCGGCGGCGAACCACCGCCGGTGGCGGCGCTGGTGGCCGGCACTGTCATCGTCGGCGCGGCGTTCGCGGTGCTCGCGGACCGGCGCCGGGCGTTCGGCCAGATCCTGGCCGCCGCACTGGTGGCGCAGGTGATCTTCCACGCCGCGTTCTCCCTCGCGTGCGCGCACGGGTACGACCTCACGACCGGGACCACCCTCACGCCCAGCCCCGTCGCCGGCGCGGTGGCGGAGGTGTCACCCGGGCCGGTGATGGTGCTCGCCCACCTCGGCGCCGCCGTGGTGCTCGCGGCCCTGGCCGCGGCCGGTGAGACGCTCGTCTGGGTGGTGTTCCACCTGCTCGGGCTGGTGCGCGTGCCAGCCCTGACCCTGCCGTCACCCACCAGGGTCGGCGTCACCCCGGCGCGAAACCACGACGAGCTTCACCGAGCGCGCGAACTCCGGATCTGCCGAGCCCACCGGCGGCGAGGACCCCCGGCGGCGATGCCGGCTCCGGCCTGATCCGACGCAAACACCCGCCCTTCCGACTCCTCGGCCCGGGCGAGCGGACGACGTGCGTGCGGACGGCCGGTAGCCCACCGAACCGCCGTCCTGTCACCAGCGCGCGCAACTGGCGGCTCCCCGGCCCCATCCGCGCGTGGGTCCGCACCGAAGGGTTCTCATGCACGTCAGTCCGCCTCATCTCGCCCCCGCCTCACGATCGGTCCGTACGTCACTACGGCGGGCCGCGGTGGTCACCGGCACCGCCGCCGGTGCGCTGCTGCCTTTCACCGGGATCGCCTCCGCCCACGTGACCGTCAACCCTGGCGAGGCCGGACACGGCAGGCCCGGGACGCCCGGCGGAACCAGGCCATCCCGAGCACCCGGGAGACGGCGAGGTGCCAGGACGCGGGTGGTCGCCGTCGCGCTCGTACTCGCCGGGTGCCTGGGCCTGCAGGCCTGGTCGTCGGTTCCGGCGTTCGCCCACGCGGCGCTGGTCTCCAGCGACCCGAAGGACGGCGCGGTGCTCGACCGGCCGCCGCGGCGCATCACCCTGGAGTTCGACGACCCGATCTCCGGCAAGTTCGACTTCGTCGCCGTCAGCGGGCCCGACGGCGCCACCTACCAGTCCGGTCACCCGCGAGTGATGGGAAGCAAGCTGACCCAGCGGCTCGCTCGCCCCGGGCCGGCCGGCACCTACCAGGTCGCCTGGCGGGTGGTGTCCGCCGACGGGCACCCCGTGTCCGGGACGCTGAAGTTCACCACCCGCACCGCCGGGGGCGGGCACGGTACGCCGGCCACCACGCAGCCCGGGAAGCCCGGCACGCCCGGCACGCCCGGCACAAGGGGAGACGGCTCCACGGCCACCCCCGGAGCGACCGGCACGCCGTCCGCGTCAGGCCGGGATGACTCCTCCGGCACGCCGTGGTGGCCGATCGGCGTGGCGGTGCTCGTGGTGGCCGGCGGCGGTGCGGTGATCGCCGGCCGCCGGCGGCGCGACGGCGATCACGGCGACCCGCCGTCACCGGACGAGGGCTAGGTGGGGATCCTGTGAGCGTGACCGAACCTCGAGACGCCGGTAGCCGGCCGGACCGGGACGCCACCCGCCCCGGCACTGCCGGCCACTTCCCCTGGGTAGCGGCCGGATGGCTGCTGGCCGGGGTGGGCGTGCTCGTGATCGCCCTGGTGGTGGGCGGGGGACGGCCGAAGCCCGCCGCCCCGGGTCTGCCCGATCCCGGGATGCTCACCGGCTGGGGCCTGCCGATCGCCAAGCTGGCCATGGACCTCGCGGCCGTGGGCGCGGTGGGGTCGCTGCTGTTCGGGGTGCTCGCGCCCACCCGGGCCGGTGCGCTCGAGCCCGCCGCCACCCGGGCGGTACGCGGCGCGGCGGCCTGCGCGTGGGCGTGGGCGGTCGCCGCCGCGCTCACCCTGGCCTTCACCCTGTCGGACTTTCTCGGCATCCCGGTCACCCGGCTGGGTTACCGGGACAACCTGGCCGGTTTCGTCGCCGAGGTGACCCAGGGCCGGTCACTGGCGGTCGTCTTCCTGCTGGCGGTCATCCTGGCGGCCACCGCGCGCGGCGTACGTACGCTCAACGGCGTCGCCCTGCTGCTCGTACTGGCGGTCACCGCCACGCTTCCACCCGCGCTGACCGGCCACTCGGCCGGCGCCGCCGACCACGACATCGCCACCTCCAGCCTGCTGGTGCACATCGTCGCGGTGACGCTGTGGGTCGGCGGCCTGGTCGGCCTGGCGGTCTACGGCCGGCGGGCGACCACCCCCGCGCTGGGCAGCGCCGCCACCCGGTACAGCTCACTGGCCCTGTGGTGCTTCGCGGCCGCGGGCTTCTCCGGGCTGGTCAACGCGTGGGTACGCCTGGGCGGGATCGCTCCGCTGGTCACCTCGTCGTACGGCTGGCTGGTCCTCGGCAAGATCGCCGCGCTGGCCGTCCTCGGCTGGTTCGGCTGGTGGCACCGCCGCCGGACCCTGCCGGCCCTGGGCCGGAAGACGCCCGGTGGCTTCCGCCGGTTCGCGGCGGCGGAGGCGGCGGTGATGGCCGCCACGATCGGGCTGGCCGTCGCGCTGTCGCGGACGCCGACCCCGGTGCCGGAGGAGGTGGACCGCCAGTCGACCGCGCAGGCGCTGATCGGGTGGGCGGTCCCGCCGTTCTCCTGGTCGCACGTGCTCACCCTGTGGCGGCCGGACGCGCTGGTGCTGGTGGCCGCGGCCACCGGCGTGGTCCTCTACCTGCGCGGGGTCTGGCGGCTGCGCACCCGTGACCTGCGCTGGCCGGTCGGGCGTACGGTCAGCTGGTTGGCGGGCGTGGCGGTCACCGTCTTCGTGCTGTGCTCGGGTGTGGCGTCGTACGCCCCGGCGATGTTCAGCGTGCACATGGCCCAGCACATGACGCTCACCATGCTGTCGCCGATCCTGTTGGCCATGGGCGCTCCGGTGACGCTGGCGCTGCGCGCGCTGCCGGCCGGTCGCCGGGGCGAGGACGGCGGCCGGGAGCGGGGCATGCGCGAGTGGATCCTCACCGTGCTGCACAGCCGGGTGGTGCGGGTCGTCACCCATCCCCTGGTGGCGCTGGCGTTGTACGTGCTGAGCCTGTACGCCTTCTACTTCACCGGGCTGTTCGCCTCGGCGATGAGCAGCCATACCGGCCACCTGCTGATGACGTTCCACTTCCTGGCGGTAGGGTCGCTGTACTTCTGGCCGATCATCGGGCTGGACCCGATGCCGCGCCGCCTGCCGCCGGTCGGCCGGATGCTGTTGCTGTTCGCGTCCATGCCGTTCCACGCGTTCTTCGGCGTGATCGTGATGACCACCACGACGGTGCTCGGCGCGGAGTGGTTCGCCGGCCTGCGGCTGCCCTGGCTGGATCCGCTGGCCGACCAGAACGTGGGCGGCGGGATCGCCTGGGCCGCCGCGGAGGTTCCGGTGATCATCGTCCTCGGCGTGGTGTTCGCGCAGTGGGTGCGCGCCGACGCCCGCGAGGCGAAGCGGACGGACCGGCGCGCCGACGCCGGCGACAGTCGGCTGTCCGACTACAACGCGATGCTGGCCCGGCTGGCCGCCCGGGACGAGTCCGGCCGCTGACGGTCCGCCCGCCCGGTCCCGTCGTCGGAGTCAAGTCGTCCCGGGCGGGTGGCGCCGGCTCACCTCACCCGTGTATCTTGACGTCGAGATAATTGCGAGGGCCCGGGCCGCATCCGGACCCCGGCCGGTGCGCGCGGTGCGTCGGTGGGCAGGATGGCCGGCGGGCCCACAAGCAGGATCGACCGGGACCCACCGGGCCCTGACGGACAGATCCGACGGACAGATCCAAAGGACAAGGGGAGAGGGCCATGGCGAGCGTCGACAGCTTCGGAGCCAAGGGACAGCTCGAGGTCGGTGAGGCGTCGTACGAGATCTACCGGCTCGCCGCCTTCGACGGCGCCGAGCGGCTGCCGTACAGCCTGAAGATCCTGCTGGAGAACCTCCTGCGCACCGAGGACGGTGCCAACATCACCGCCGACGACATCCGTGCGCTGGCGCAGTGGGACGCGAACAGCGAACCCAGCAAGGAGATCCAGTTCACCCCGGCCCGGGTCATCATGCAGGACTTCACCGGCGTGCCCGCCGTGGTCGACCTGGCCACGATGCGTGAGGCGGTACGCGACCTTGGCGGCGACCCGGCGCGGATCAACCCGCTGTCGCCGGCCGAACTCGTCATTGACCACTCCGTCATCGCCGACGTGTTCGGTACGCCGGACGCGTTCGCCCGTAACGTCGAGATCGAGTACGAGCGCAACAAGGAGCGCTACCAGTTCCTGCGCTGGGGCCAGGGCGCCTTCGACGACTTCCGGGTCGTCCCGCCGGGCACCGGCATCGTGCACCAGGTCAACATCGAGCACCTCGCCCGGGTGGTCTTCGGCCGCGAGGTCGACGGCGCCCGCCAGGCCTACCCCGACACCTGTGTGGGCACCGACTCCCACACCACCATGGTCAACGGCCTCGGCGTCGTCGGCTGGGGTGTGGGCGGGATCGAGGCCGAGGCCGCGATGCTCGGGCAGCCGGTGTCCATGCTCATCCCGCGCGTGGTCGGCTTCAAGCTCAACGGTGAACTGCCCGAGGGCGCCACCGCCACCGACCTGGTGCTCACCATCACCGAGATGCTGCGCAAGCACGGTGTGGTCGGCAAGTTCGTGGAGTTCTACGGCCCCGGTGTGGGAGCGGTCCCACTGGCCAACCGCGCCACCATCGGCAACATGTCCCCGGAGTACGGCTCCACGATCGCGGTGTTCCCGGTCGACGAGGAGACCGTGCGCTACCTGCGGTTGACAGGCCGTCCGGACGAGCAGGTCGCGCTGGTCGAGGCGTACGCCAAGGAGCAGGGCCTGTGGCACGACCCCGAGCGCGAGGCCGCCTACTCCGAGTACCTCGAACTCGACCTGTCCACGGTCGTCCCGTCCATCGCCGGCCCGAAGCGGCCGCAGGACCGGGTGAGCCTCACCGACGCCAAGCAGGTCTTCCGCGGCGTGCTCACCGACTACGTGACCGCCGAGCCGAAGACGGACGGCGACGAGAAGGGCTACGACGAGGCGGCCGCGGAGTCCTTCCCGGCCAGCGACGCGCCCTCCTTCAGCGGTGACAACCACTCCGAGCAGCCGGCGGGCTACGCCTCCGCTGCCCGCGGTGCCGACGGCCGGCCGAGCGCGCCGACCCGGGTCACCCTCGCCGACGGCACCGAGTGCGAGGTCGACCACGGCGCCGTGGTGATCGCCGCGATCACCTCCTGCACCAACACCTCCAACCCGTCGGTGATGGTCGGTGCGGCACTGCTGGCCAAGAAGGCGGTCGAACGCGGCCTGAACCGCAAGCCCTGGGTGAAGACCACCCTGGCGCCGGGTTCGAAGGTCGTCATGGACTACTACGAGCGGGCCGGCCTCACGCCGTACCTCGAGAAGCTCGGCTTCAACCTGGTCGGCTACGGCTGCACCACCTGCATCGGCAACTCCGGCCCGCTCATCCCCGAGGTGAGCCAGGCGGTCAACGACGCCGACCTCGCCGCGGTGTCGGTCCTGTCCGGCAACCGCAACTTCGAGGGCAGGATCAACCCCGACGTGAAGATGAACTACCTCGCGTCCCCGCCGCTGGTGGTGGCGTACGCCCTCGCCGGCAGCATGGACGCCGACCTGAACACCGAGCCGCTCGGGCAGGACAAGGACGGCAACGACGTGTTCCTCGCCGACATCTGGCCCTCGGAGCACGAGGTCGAGGAGGTTGTCGCCGGCGCCATCGCCAGCGAGATGTTCACCCGCGACTACGCCGACGTGTTCGCCGGCGACGAGCAGTGGCAGGGCCTGCCCACCCCCGAGGGCGACCTGTTCGCGTGGGACGGGCAGTCCACCTACGTGCGCAAGCCGCCGTACTTCGAGGGCATGGCCGCCGAGCCCACGCCGGTGAGCGACATCACCGGTGCCCGGGTGCTGGCCAAGCTGGGCGACTCGGTGACCACCGACCACATCTCCCCGGCCGGCTCGATCAAGAAGGACAGCCCGGCCGGTGCGTACCTCCTCGAGAACGGCGTGCAGTTCCGCGACTTCAACTCCTACGGGTCACGGCGCGGCAACCACGAGGTGATGATCCGCGGCACCTTCGCCAACATCCGGTTGCGCAACCAGCTGGCGCCGGGCACCGAGGGCGGCTTCACCCGCGACTTCACCGCGGGCGGCGAGGTCGCCACGATCTACGACGCCTCCACCCACTACCAGGAGGCCGGCACGCCGCTGATCATCCTTGCCGGCAAGGAGTACGGCTCGGGTTCCTCCCGTGACTGGGCGGCCAAGGGCACCGCGCTGCTGGGTGTCAAGGCGGTGTTGGCGGAGTCGTACGAGCGGATCCACCGGTCCAACCTCATCGGCATGGGCGTGCTGCCGCTGCAGTACGCCGACGGCGAGTCGGCCGAGTCGCTCGGACTCACCGGCGAGGAGACCTTCGACGTGGTGGGGATCGAGGCGCTCAACGAGGGGGACACCCCGCGTGAGCTGACGGTGCGTGCGGACGGCAAGGAGTTCCGTGCGGTCGTCCGCATCGACACCCCGGGCGAGGCCGACTACTTCCGGCACGGCGGGATCATGCAGTACGTCCTGCGGTCCCTGCTCAGCCGCTGAGGTTCGCAAGCCCCGGGTAGACCTCAGCTCCGGGCAGAAGTCACCGTCGCCCCCGTCCCCACGATGCACGTGGGGGCGGGGGCGACGTCGTGGTACGGCGTTCGGGCGATGCTTCGCGCGCTCAGGCGGCCTCGTAGGCCTGGGTGGTGGGATACTCGCCGGCCTCCTCGTCGGTGGCGGCGCGCCGGCGCAGGGCCGCGGCGCCGATCAGCACCAGGAGCAACCCGCCGGCGGCGATCCACGCACCAGGCTGGAGGTCGGCGACCCCGAACTGCCCCGCGCCGTTCGCGAAGGCGATCCGGACCACCCACAGCCCGACGGTGGCCGCACCGAGCAGGAACGACAACCACAGCAGCACCCGCACCAGGAGCAGTGCGCCCAGGATGCCGATCGCGCCGGCGACCGCGAGCGGAGCGGCCATCGACGTCCAGTAGTTCAGCGTCTGGCCGGTCAGGTCCTTGACCTCGGGCCGGGTGAGGAGCTCCTGCAGGCGAACCTGTTGTGGCGAGCGGTTTCCCAGCCAGTCGAAATAGGCGCCGCTCGCGATCGCGATGGCTCCGATGGTGGCGAGTACCGCCGCCCGAGGACGAACGATTGTCATGGCCGGACCTCCAGCGTCGTGCCGATCCCCGTGTGGCTGCCCCCGCGACTCTCGACTGAGCAACCTACCCCAATCCGGCCCGCCGGTGGGGAAGGAAGATCCGGACCGGGGCGGCTCAGGTCCGCTGATCCCCGCGCGGGCGCACCAACGGGAACAGCAGCGTCTCCCGGATCGACCGGCCGGTCAGCGTCATCACCAGCCGGTCGATGCCCAGACCGAGGCCGCCGGCCGGCGGCATGCCGTACTCCAGCGTGCGCAGGAAGTCCTCGTCGAACTGCATCGCCTCGGGGTCGCCGCCGGCGGCCAGCAGCGACTGCGCGGTCAGCCGGCGGCGTTGCTCCACCGGGTCGGCGAGCTCGGAGTACGCCGTGCCGAGCTCGACGCCGAACACCACGAGGTCCCAGCGTTCGGCGAGGCGCGGGTCGTCGCGGTGCGGCCGGGTGAGCGGGGAGACGTCGGTGGGGAAGTCGGTGTAGAACGTCGGGCCGAGGGTGTTCGGCTCCACCAGCGCGTCGTACACAGCGAGCACCGCCGCACCGGCGCCGGCCGACGCGTCGACGTGGACGTTCGCGCGGGCGGCGTACCGGCGCACCGTCTCGGCGTCGGTGCCGGGCCCCACCTCCTCACCGAGTGCCGCGCTCACCGCCGCGTGCACGCTCACCACCGGCCACTCCGCGGCGAGGTCGACCTCGATGGTTGCTCCGGCGGTTCCCTTGCTTCCGGGGGTTCCGGCGGTTCCGGCGGGCTTGGTTCGCCTGAGCACCGTGCCGCCGTGCACCGCCCGGCAGGCGGCGCGGACGAGGTCGCAGGCCAGCAGGCGCATGGAGTGGTAGTCGCCGTACGCCTGGTAGGCCTCCAGCATCGTGAACTCCGGGTTGTGTGTCGCGTCGGCGCCCTCGTTGCGGAAGTTGCGGTTCAGCTCGAAGACCTGCTCCAGCCCGCCGACGAGCAGCCGCTTCAGGTACAGCTCCGGGGCGATCCGCAGGTAGAGCGGCAGGTCGTAGGCATTGATGTGGGTGGTGAACGGCCGGGCGTTCGCGCCGCCGTGCACCGGCTGCAGCATGGGGGTCTCCACCTCCTCGTACCCCCCGGCCCGCAGGGTGTCGCGAACCGCCGCCACCACGGCGCGGCGTTGCGCGAACAGGGCCCGGCTGTCGGGCCGGGTGGCCAGGTCGACGGCGCGCTCGCGAACCCGCGCCTCCGCGTCGGTACGGCCGTGCCACTTGTCCGGCAGGGGACGCAGGCACTTCGCCGTCAGCGCCCAGCCGCTCGCGCGGACGGTGAGCTCCCCGGACCTGGTCGTACCGACGTGGCCGGTGACGCCCACGTGGTCGCCGAGGTCGACGTGGTGCTTCCACCGGGTGAGCGCCGTCGGGTCGGTCAGGTGCCGCCGGTCGAGCATGACCTGCAGGTCGCCGGTGCCGTCACGGACGGTGGCGAACGCCAGTCCGCCGAACGTACGCAGGCCGACCACCCGGCCGGTCACGCCCACCTGCCGGGTCGTCCAGGTGTCGGGCGCGAGGCCGGCGAACTGCGCCACCACGTCGGCGGCGCAGGCGGTCCGGGGAT belongs to Actinopolymorpha sp. NPDC004070 and includes:
- a CDS encoding LLM class F420-dependent oxidoreductase, which encodes MDLRIFTEPQQGATYDDQLRVARAAEDCGYDAFFRSDHLLAIDGMPAGPDGLPGPTDAWTTLAGLARDTSRIRLGTLVSPVTFRPPGLLALQVAQVDQMSGGRVELGLGAGWYEQEHRALGLPFPSRRFGLFTEQLAIITGLWSTPVGERFSFDGEHYQLTEATGLPKPVQSPHPPIIVGGAGPRRTPALAAKYAAEFNLGFAPPEEMAPAYDRVRAACADQGRDPGTLRLSAALTVSCGRDDAEVARRAANIGQDPAALRERGLAGTPAEVADRIGAYAELGVSRFYLQLLELTDLDQVELIAEQVAPQLP
- a CDS encoding CGNR zinc finger domain-containing protein; translation: MHFNHYGGSAARPATALVNQCRETADQPGPPDIGELARILAAHQIDPGRLTRRDADDLAAWAAHLDRAYGEPDPDRQVALVNELLDLGASRPFVSRHGGRPPHLHYFPEDPDVVTRVRAQTAAGLAHVVCDAAGHRLGRCDREGCGAVFLDTSRNGRRRFCSLRCANRVRVADHRARSAR
- a CDS encoding aconitate hydratase — encoded protein: MASVDSFGAKGQLEVGEASYEIYRLAAFDGAERLPYSLKILLENLLRTEDGANITADDIRALAQWDANSEPSKEIQFTPARVIMQDFTGVPAVVDLATMREAVRDLGGDPARINPLSPAELVIDHSVIADVFGTPDAFARNVEIEYERNKERYQFLRWGQGAFDDFRVVPPGTGIVHQVNIEHLARVVFGREVDGARQAYPDTCVGTDSHTTMVNGLGVVGWGVGGIEAEAAMLGQPVSMLIPRVVGFKLNGELPEGATATDLVLTITEMLRKHGVVGKFVEFYGPGVGAVPLANRATIGNMSPEYGSTIAVFPVDEETVRYLRLTGRPDEQVALVEAYAKEQGLWHDPEREAAYSEYLELDLSTVVPSIAGPKRPQDRVSLTDAKQVFRGVLTDYVTAEPKTDGDEKGYDEAAAESFPASDAPSFSGDNHSEQPAGYASAARGADGRPSAPTRVTLADGTECEVDHGAVVIAAITSCTNTSNPSVMVGAALLAKKAVERGLNRKPWVKTTLAPGSKVVMDYYERAGLTPYLEKLGFNLVGYGCTTCIGNSGPLIPEVSQAVNDADLAAVSVLSGNRNFEGRINPDVKMNYLASPPLVVAYALAGSMDADLNTEPLGQDKDGNDVFLADIWPSEHEVEEVVAGAIASEMFTRDYADVFAGDEQWQGLPTPEGDLFAWDGQSTYVRKPPYFEGMAAEPTPVSDITGARVLAKLGDSVTTDHISPAGSIKKDSPAGAYLLENGVQFRDFNSYGSRRGNHEVMIRGTFANIRLRNQLAPGTEGGFTRDFTAGGEVATIYDASTHYQEAGTPLIILAGKEYGSGSSRDWAAKGTALLGVKAVLAESYERIHRSNLIGMGVLPLQYADGESAESLGLTGEETFDVVGIEALNEGDTPRELTVRADGKEFRAVVRIDTPGEADYFRHGGIMQYVLRSLLSR
- a CDS encoding cytochrome c oxidase assembly protein, with translation MTEPRDAGSRPDRDATRPGTAGHFPWVAAGWLLAGVGVLVIALVVGGGRPKPAAPGLPDPGMLTGWGLPIAKLAMDLAAVGAVGSLLFGVLAPTRAGALEPAATRAVRGAAACAWAWAVAAALTLAFTLSDFLGIPVTRLGYRDNLAGFVAEVTQGRSLAVVFLLAVILAATARGVRTLNGVALLLVLAVTATLPPALTGHSAGAADHDIATSSLLVHIVAVTLWVGGLVGLAVYGRRATTPALGSAATRYSSLALWCFAAAGFSGLVNAWVRLGGIAPLVTSSYGWLVLGKIAALAVLGWFGWWHRRRTLPALGRKTPGGFRRFAAAEAAVMAATIGLAVALSRTPTPVPEEVDRQSTAQALIGWAVPPFSWSHVLTLWRPDALVLVAAATGVVLYLRGVWRLRTRDLRWPVGRTVSWLAGVAVTVFVLCSGVASYAPAMFSVHMAQHMTLTMLSPILLAMGAPVTLALRALPAGRRGEDGGRERGMREWILTVLHSRVVRVVTHPLVALALYVLSLYAFYFTGLFASAMSSHTGHLLMTFHFLAVGSLYFWPIIGLDPMPRRLPPVGRMLLLFASMPFHAFFGVIVMTTTTVLGAEWFAGLRLPWLDPLADQNVGGGIAWAAAEVPVIIVLGVVFAQWVRADAREAKRTDRRADAGDSRLSDYNAMLARLAARDESGR
- a CDS encoding copper resistance CopC family protein yields the protein MVAVALVLAGCLGLQAWSSVPAFAHAALVSSDPKDGAVLDRPPRRITLEFDDPISGKFDFVAVSGPDGATYQSGHPRVMGSKLTQRLARPGPAGTYQVAWRVVSADGHPVSGTLKFTTRTAGGGHGTPATTQPGKPGTPGTPGTRGDGSTATPGATGTPSASGRDDSSGTPWWPIGVAVLVVAGGGAVIAGRRRRDGDHGDPPSPDEG